Proteins encoded by one window of Salmonirosea aquatica:
- a CDS encoding translocation/assembly module TamB domain-containing protein: MVNILKKIGNGLVMFLILALYALGIGTIVFQFPTVQTWATQKAVKEISARMGYPISIGRINIKWLDVISLEQVSIKDLNNQPMIDVGRLDINFDIEAILLNSASEIHLDEVNVYRPEVRLVKTNSGDTNMDFFIARVNEMANSGDTTGYVPDQNIPFTIGKATLTEGTFHYDDPREPFDRKASVFDYYHFELRELNAQLKDFLVLGDTIKFVANDLTTIDRQTSLKVHDLDTKFMYCAKKVELAALSAYIGGSYLTNYLSFNYKHPSAFGDFNEKVRMVAHFDNSRVYSDDLGLFHEYLLTLNETWRLSGDFDGTVHDFSVKNTDLRFGKGSRLAGRFDFRGLPEFSRTTMDFDLVSSRIETNDLVQYYPETDLHETFKKFGLVAIDGTFKGTSVDFDLKSHVKTDIGDLNTDMLFHIQDRYTSTYKGLLKTANLDLGVLFDRPETLQKLDFSGQLNGKGFAISTAAVNLNATVNRLGFNQYDYRNVQLRGNLQKAYFNGQVSSRDTNLTFILDGEIDLSKPQNSFDLQGRLEKANLMALGFSEVPLTLKTQIDAQVQGNTVDSLVGQATFLNTSLLTPRNKRNLVMDNLQLVSVQDGDERAMDVHSEFLTARVSGNYILSEAVEDVERLLKEYKLYFMGDEATRQAYYNQKAISRNPRLYTINFELEGRHMTPLLEFLYPTAFVSPGSRIEGLLRMGNTAFLSLDAQADTIRVNNSQFIASNFDFTTSKFVSNAEVLASALVTSQQQKISALTPTERLSIEAAWNQDHLHFTSGLRQANSTNRANLNGDVHFLPSGLTLRLEKSDLVLLDEVWRINPNNLISVADRKTTVSNLALVNQKQRVSLEGEMISDSVRNLMFEVKNFKLGTLNPVLDTKLGGILDGTTTLHDLYDSAELNSDFSVEGLSYDNYELGNFSGRGEWDQLIRQFNLDAHLDRNLARVFALTGSYNPDRDGNSLNLRANFNNADLKMIEPFSQDLISDVSGKVKGQVLVKGTPSNPVLNGQVKIDQGKLTFEYLQSVLSFSDELTFSETEISAKNMVVTDPEGNTATVRGGVYHDGFKLFSLGFNADLRNFKILNTTSKDNDLFYGTAYVTGKASLFGPLDNLNIEASVTSNRGTRMYIPLDGATDVTTLDYIQFVSQKVKQDSLDQKDESRRGASTGGVKMDFNFNITPDAYCEIQLDRQAGDIIKAYGQGLLNMKVDTKGDFTMTGNYEIDRGDYTFTFQNALNKKFTIKPGSRITWSGDPYGAMLDVKAGYTQMASLANVLPGLNTGTGSGSSDLQTRRYPVEVTIALTDQLMTPTIAYNLAVQQYPSSGEYRSAVAAFENRLKSDEQELSRQVSSLLLFNQLLSPQEVFLGQANQSQTFLGNSLSELVSNQISRWASAMNENLEVGVTGLSLDQNAFNNLQLRLSYRFLNDRFRITRDGRFSYGTNQAGTSQFDATSLLGEWTLEYWLAQNGGVRLKAYNRNIQNSLLLNNTLITTGGVSMQFTHSFNRFKPLPKPEISTPVEPGSQPSEVPPSGKLTSKLEGAK; encoded by the coding sequence ATGGTGAACATCCTTAAAAAAATAGGCAATGGCCTGGTGATGTTTCTGATCCTGGCGCTTTATGCGCTTGGCATAGGAACAATCGTCTTCCAGTTTCCCACCGTACAAACCTGGGCCACCCAGAAAGCCGTCAAGGAAATCTCCGCCCGTATGGGGTACCCCATTTCGATTGGACGTATCAATATCAAGTGGCTCGATGTCATTTCGCTGGAGCAGGTTTCGATAAAGGATCTCAACAATCAACCCATGATCGATGTCGGTCGGCTCGACATCAATTTCGATATAGAGGCTATCCTGCTCAATTCGGCAAGCGAAATCCACCTCGACGAAGTGAATGTCTACCGTCCCGAGGTACGGCTGGTGAAGACCAATTCGGGGGATACGAATATGGATTTTTTCATCGCGCGCGTGAATGAAATGGCCAATTCCGGCGATACCACTGGCTACGTGCCCGACCAGAATATCCCTTTTACGATTGGCAAAGCCACTCTCACCGAAGGTACCTTTCACTACGACGATCCGCGTGAGCCCTTTGACAGAAAAGCCAGTGTTTTTGATTATTACCATTTCGAACTGCGTGAGCTAAATGCGCAATTGAAAGACTTTCTGGTCCTGGGCGACACTATCAAATTTGTGGCCAATGACTTGACCACCATCGACCGGCAGACTTCGCTGAAGGTACATGATCTCGATACGAAATTCATGTACTGCGCCAAGAAAGTAGAACTCGCTGCCCTGAGCGCCTACATCGGGGGGTCCTATCTAACCAACTATTTGAGTTTCAATTACAAGCATCCCTCGGCTTTTGGCGATTTCAATGAGAAGGTTCGGATGGTGGCGCACTTTGACAACAGCCGCGTGTACTCCGACGACCTGGGGCTATTCCATGAATACCTGCTGACTCTGAATGAAACCTGGCGGCTGTCGGGCGATTTCGATGGGACGGTGCACGATTTCAGCGTCAAAAATACCGACCTGCGTTTTGGGAAAGGTAGCCGACTGGCGGGGAGGTTCGACTTCAGGGGACTACCAGAATTCAGTCGAACCACCATGGATTTCGACCTCGTGAGCTCGCGGATCGAAACCAACGATCTGGTGCAGTACTATCCCGAAACCGATTTGCACGAAACATTCAAAAAGTTTGGCCTTGTGGCCATTGATGGTACCTTCAAGGGTACCTCCGTGGATTTCGATCTGAAGAGCCACGTAAAAACCGATATCGGTGATCTGAACACGGATATGCTTTTTCATATTCAGGATCGCTATACTTCTACCTACAAGGGGCTGCTTAAAACGGCCAACCTGGATCTGGGTGTACTCTTTGACCGTCCCGAAACTTTGCAAAAGCTGGATTTTTCGGGGCAACTCAATGGCAAAGGTTTTGCGATCTCTACGGCGGCTGTGAACCTGAACGCTACAGTAAACCGGCTCGGATTCAATCAGTACGACTACCGGAATGTACAGTTGCGGGGGAATTTGCAGAAAGCCTACTTCAACGGACAGGTCAGCTCGCGCGATACCAATTTGACATTCATCCTGGATGGCGAAATAGATTTGTCCAAACCACAAAACTCATTCGATCTACAGGGCCGACTGGAAAAAGCCAACCTGATGGCCTTGGGCTTTTCCGAAGTACCCCTTACCCTGAAAACCCAGATCGATGCCCAGGTGCAGGGGAACACCGTCGATTCGTTGGTGGGGCAGGCAACTTTCCTGAATACCTCTTTGCTTACCCCCCGCAATAAACGCAATCTGGTGATGGATAACCTGCAGCTGGTGTCCGTGCAGGATGGCGACGAGCGCGCCATGGATGTGCATAGTGAGTTTTTGACCGCCCGGGTCAGCGGCAACTATATCCTGAGCGAGGCCGTCGAAGATGTGGAGCGTTTGCTGAAAGAATACAAGCTCTATTTTATGGGAGATGAGGCTACCCGGCAGGCCTACTATAATCAGAAAGCGATTTCCCGAAATCCTCGGTTATACACCATCAATTTTGAGTTGGAAGGCCGCCACATGACCCCATTGCTGGAATTTTTATACCCTACGGCCTTCGTTTCGCCCGGTAGCCGGATTGAGGGACTGCTCCGGATGGGTAATACGGCTTTTTTGAGTCTCGATGCCCAGGCCGATACGATTCGGGTTAATAACAGCCAGTTCATTGCTTCTAACTTTGACTTTACCACTTCTAAATTTGTGAGTAACGCCGAGGTACTGGCCTCGGCTTTGGTGACCTCCCAGCAGCAAAAAATCAGTGCCCTGACCCCCACCGAGCGGCTGAGCATCGAGGCGGCCTGGAACCAGGATCACTTGCATTTTACTAGTGGACTCAGGCAGGCCAACAGTACCAATCGGGCCAATCTTAACGGGGATGTGCATTTTCTGCCTTCGGGCCTCACCCTGCGTCTGGAAAAATCCGACCTCGTGCTGCTGGACGAAGTATGGCGGATCAATCCAAATAATCTTATTTCCGTCGCCGATCGTAAAACTACAGTCAGCAACCTGGCACTGGTAAACCAAAAGCAGCGGGTGTCTTTGGAAGGTGAAATGATCAGTGATTCCGTACGGAATCTGATGTTTGAGGTGAAAAACTTCAAGCTGGGTACCCTCAATCCCGTACTGGATACTAAGCTGGGGGGAATTTTGGATGGTACCACTACCCTGCACGACCTGTACGATTCTGCCGAACTGAACAGCGATTTCAGTGTAGAAGGCCTGAGCTACGATAACTACGAACTGGGTAATTTCTCGGGCCGGGGTGAATGGGATCAGCTCATCAGGCAGTTCAATCTTGACGCCCATCTGGACCGTAACCTCGCGCGGGTCTTTGCGCTCACGGGTAGCTACAATCCCGATCGGGATGGGAACTCGCTCAATCTGCGGGCAAATTTTAACAATGCCGATCTGAAAATGATCGAGCCATTCAGCCAGGACCTGATATCGGATGTCAGTGGAAAGGTTAAGGGGCAGGTATTGGTGAAAGGTACCCCCTCGAATCCCGTACTGAACGGTCAGGTAAAAATAGACCAGGGAAAACTAACCTTTGAGTACCTGCAATCGGTGCTCTCGTTCAGTGACGAATTGACATTCAGCGAAACCGAAATATCGGCTAAAAACATGGTCGTCACTGATCCGGAAGGCAACACGGCCACCGTGCGGGGCGGGGTGTACCACGATGGGTTCAAACTGTTCTCGTTAGGATTCAACGCGGATTTACGCAATTTCAAAATCCTCAATACCACGAGTAAAGATAACGACCTGTTTTATGGAACGGCCTATGTGACGGGTAAGGCCAGCCTGTTTGGGCCCCTGGACAACCTGAATATTGAGGCCAGTGTCACCAGTAATCGGGGTACCCGGATGTACATACCATTGGATGGCGCTACCGACGTCACCACGCTGGATTACATTCAGTTTGTGAGCCAGAAAGTAAAGCAGGATAGTCTCGATCAAAAGGACGAATCCCGGCGGGGAGCCAGCACGGGCGGTGTGAAAATGGATTTCAATTTCAATATCACACCCGATGCCTACTGTGAAATTCAACTGGACCGTCAGGCGGGTGACATCATCAAAGCCTACGGACAGGGGCTGTTGAACATGAAAGTGGATACCAAAGGCGATTTTACGATGACGGGCAACTACGAAATCGACCGTGGTGACTATACCTTTACCTTTCAGAATGCCCTGAATAAGAAATTTACTATCAAGCCCGGCAGTCGGATTACCTGGTCGGGTGATCCCTACGGCGCGATGCTCGACGTGAAGGCAGGCTACACCCAAATGGCATCTCTCGCAAATGTGCTACCGGGCCTCAACACAGGAACGGGAAGCGGGAGCAGTGATCTGCAGACCCGCCGCTATCCCGTAGAGGTCACCATCGCCCTCACCGACCAGCTTATGACTCCCACCATTGCCTATAACCTGGCCGTGCAGCAGTATCCGTCGTCGGGAGAGTACCGCTCCGCGGTGGCGGCGTTTGAAAACCGGTTGAAGAGCGACGAGCAGGAACTGAGCCGTCAGGTGAGCAGTCTACTGTTATTCAATCAATTGCTGAGTCCCCAGGAGGTTTTTCTGGGGCAGGCCAATCAGAGTCAGACATTTCTGGGAAATAGCCTCAGCGAACTGGTATCCAACCAAATTAGCCGCTGGGCCTCCGCTATGAACGAAAATCTGGAAGTGGGGGTGACAGGCCTTTCGCTTGACCAGAATGCTTTCAATAATTTGCAACTCCGCTTATCCTACCGGTTTCTCAACGACCGCTTCCGCATCACCCGCGATGGGCGTTTTAGTTACGGTACCAATCAGGCAGGTACCTCTCAGTTTGACGCAACCAGCCTGTTGGGTGAATGGACCCTGGAGTACTGGTTGGCGCAGAATGGCGGAGTTCGTCTGAAGGCTTACAATCGTAATATTCAAAACTCCCTGTTACTCAACAATACCCTCATTACCACAGGTGGGGTCAGTATGCAATTCACACACAGCTTCAACCGTTTCAAGCCACTTCCCAAACCCGAGATTTCCACACCCGTAGAGCCCGGATCACAACCGTCCGAGGTGCCGCCATCGGGCAAGCTCACATCCAAATTGGAAGGCGCGAAGTAG
- a CDS encoding MOSC domain-containing protein codes for MILSEIWIYPIKSLGGISLSEATVEERGLQYDRRWMLVDAGGKFITQRKVHAMTLIDVSFAEAGFLAMHRSFPQDPLFIPFEPKSQEPVQVKVWDDDVEAITVSDEADRWFSRYLRQTLRLVKMPEASKRLVDSRYAQHGESVSFADGYPLLVIGQASLDELNKRLPEPVSMRRFRPNLVVTGTSPFAEDYWTDLQIGSATFNAVKPCARCVLTTIDPDTGQTGAEPLKTLATYRKHKGKILFGMNLLAMPGHIAVGDRVEIH; via the coding sequence ATGATTCTTTCCGAAATCTGGATTTACCCCATCAAATCGCTCGGCGGCATCTCACTATCCGAAGCCACCGTGGAGGAACGTGGCTTACAGTACGACCGTCGCTGGATGCTGGTGGATGCTGGGGGTAAATTCATTACTCAGCGGAAAGTCCACGCAATGACGTTGATCGATGTGAGTTTTGCGGAGGCAGGATTCTTAGCAATGCACCGTTCGTTTCCCCAAGATCCGCTTTTTATCCCCTTCGAGCCAAAAAGCCAAGAACCCGTTCAGGTAAAAGTGTGGGACGATGATGTGGAGGCTATCACTGTAAGCGACGAAGCCGACCGCTGGTTCAGCAGGTACCTTCGTCAGACCCTCCGTTTGGTAAAAATGCCCGAGGCAAGTAAACGTCTGGTAGACTCCCGCTACGCCCAGCATGGAGAGTCCGTCAGCTTTGCGGATGGGTACCCACTGCTGGTAATCGGTCAGGCGTCGCTCGACGAGTTGAATAAGCGCCTACCCGAGCCCGTCTCGATGCGCCGCTTCCGGCCCAACCTGGTTGTTACGGGTACCTCTCCCTTTGCCGAAGACTACTGGACGGATTTGCAAATCGGCTCCGCTACCTTTAATGCCGTAAAACCCTGCGCCCGTTGTGTATTGACCACTATTGATCCTGACACCGGCCAAACCGGAGCCGAACCATTGAAAACCTTAGCCACCTACCGAAAGCATAAAGGCAAGATTCTGTTCGGCATGAATCTTTTGGCCATGCCGGGCCATATTGCCGTGGGAGATCGTGTCGAAATTCACTAG
- a CDS encoding hemolysin family protein codes for MINPYPVLAVFFFVLAGYYGAVRAILLDSPLEWMQMSPESDVKAHSLAYWRRMLRMNRLMLVAFGCFCLVASNHTVWPEVLDWPRALYWVVFSLVAFAAWVVTYVLWLRAGRAFPRLVSMRAFPVRLAEWLLTPVYWLVEPFIKSAPPATAGRLVSQIRDETAVADDSDFEDNRIEERMFINALDFKDVRIRDCMIPRTEITAVALDDEIEDLRQAFISSGHSKIIVYRESIDDVAGYCHSLALFRKPKEIASIVTPMLIVPEAMPASDLMLRFLEERKSLALVVDEFGGTSGLVSVEDVVEQIFGEIQDEYDSTEDWTERKVDENTYLLSARHEVDYLNEKYDWELPEGDYDTLAGMLIHIHGDLPKVNDLIDLPPYTFQVISMQDTRIELVRLTVGEEA; via the coding sequence ATGATTAATCCCTATCCGGTGCTTGCGGTGTTCTTCTTTGTATTGGCAGGGTATTATGGAGCCGTGCGGGCAATCCTGCTGGACTCACCGCTGGAATGGATGCAAATGAGCCCGGAAAGTGATGTCAAAGCCCATTCACTTGCCTACTGGCGCCGGATGCTGCGCATGAACCGATTGATGCTGGTGGCCTTTGGGTGTTTTTGCCTGGTGGCTTCCAATCATACCGTCTGGCCCGAAGTATTGGACTGGCCCCGAGCACTGTATTGGGTCGTATTCAGCCTAGTAGCCTTTGCGGCGTGGGTAGTCACCTACGTACTTTGGCTGCGGGCGGGGCGGGCTTTTCCGCGGCTGGTGTCGATGCGTGCTTTTCCGGTGCGGCTGGCTGAGTGGCTCTTGACACCAGTCTACTGGTTGGTCGAACCCTTCATCAAGAGTGCTCCGCCGGCCACGGCGGGACGCCTGGTCAGCCAGATCCGTGATGAAACGGCGGTGGCGGATGATTCGGATTTCGAGGATAACCGGATCGAGGAACGCATGTTTATCAACGCGCTGGATTTTAAGGACGTCCGTATCCGGGATTGCATGATCCCGCGCACCGAGATTACCGCTGTGGCGCTGGACGACGAGATAGAAGACCTACGGCAGGCCTTTATCAGTAGCGGACATTCCAAAATCATTGTCTACCGCGAATCGATCGACGATGTGGCGGGGTACTGCCACTCCCTGGCCCTGTTTCGCAAACCCAAGGAGATCGCCAGTATCGTAACGCCCATGCTGATCGTGCCGGAGGCGATGCCCGCCAGTGACCTGATGTTACGGTTTCTGGAAGAACGAAAAAGCCTGGCCCTGGTCGTGGATGAGTTCGGAGGTACCTCGGGGCTAGTGAGCGTGGAGGATGTGGTGGAGCAAATATTTGGGGAAATCCAGGACGAATACGACTCCACCGAAGACTGGACGGAAAGGAAAGTCGACGAGAACACCTACCTGCTGAGTGCCCGCCACGAAGTAGACTACCTCAACGAAAAATATGACTGGGAATTACCCGAGGGCGACTACGATACCCTCGCCGGCATGCTGATTCATATTCACGGCGATTTGCCCAAAGTCAACGATCTTATTGATCTACCCCCCTACACCTTTCAGGTGATTTCGATGCAGGATACCCGGATCGAACTCGTTCGGTTGACGGTAGGTGAGGAAGCCTGA
- the fbaA gene encoding class II fructose-bisphosphate aldolase, whose protein sequence is MSDTMTRFKPGVVTGEGVSEIFRHANENDYALPAVNVVGTNSVNAVLETARAVNSPVMIQFSNGGSIFYAGKSLPNTDQKAAIAGGISGAMHVHQMAGHYGIPVILHTDHCAKKLLPWIDGLLDAGEKYFDQHGVPLYSSHMLDLSEEPIEENIEISAKYFERMAKMGMTLEIELGVTGGEEDGVDNSDVDSSKLYTQPEEVAYAYEELSKISPNFTIAAAFGNVHGVYKPGNVKLQPKILHNSQEYIIKKFGTGPLPVNFVFHGGSGSTREEIREAIQYGAVKMNIDTDMQWATWEGILKYYHKSEHYLQTQLGNPDGSDSPNKKYYDPRVWLRKGEESMVERLKVAFEDLNCINRLA, encoded by the coding sequence ATGAGCGATACAATGACCCGCTTTAAGCCCGGCGTAGTTACGGGCGAAGGCGTAAGCGAAATTTTCCGTCATGCCAACGAGAACGACTATGCCCTACCGGCTGTCAATGTCGTGGGTACCAACTCGGTGAACGCCGTTCTGGAAACCGCTCGGGCGGTCAATAGCCCCGTGATGATTCAATTCTCTAACGGTGGCTCCATATTCTATGCGGGCAAGAGCCTGCCCAACACCGATCAGAAGGCCGCCATCGCCGGGGGTATCTCAGGAGCCATGCACGTACATCAGATGGCAGGGCACTACGGCATACCGGTGATTCTGCACACGGACCACTGCGCTAAGAAACTGCTCCCCTGGATCGACGGTCTACTCGATGCCGGTGAAAAATATTTCGACCAGCACGGGGTACCCCTTTATAGCTCGCACATGCTGGATCTTTCGGAAGAACCCATCGAGGAAAATATCGAGATCAGCGCCAAATACTTCGAGCGTATGGCCAAAATGGGCATGACGCTGGAAATTGAATTGGGCGTGACGGGCGGCGAGGAAGATGGCGTGGACAACAGCGACGTAGATAGCTCAAAGTTGTACACCCAACCCGAAGAGGTAGCTTATGCCTATGAGGAGCTCAGCAAAATATCGCCGAATTTCACCATTGCGGCGGCATTCGGCAATGTGCATGGGGTATACAAGCCAGGTAATGTGAAGCTGCAACCTAAGATTCTGCACAATTCACAGGAGTACATCATCAAGAAATTCGGCACAGGTCCCCTACCCGTCAATTTTGTATTCCATGGGGGCTCGGGGTCGACCCGTGAAGAGATTCGGGAAGCCATTCAGTACGGCGCCGTCAAAATGAACATTGATACCGATATGCAATGGGCTACCTGGGAAGGTATCTTGAAATATTACCACAAATCTGAACATTACCTGCAAACCCAGCTCGGCAATCCCGATGGCAGCGATTCACCCAACAAGAAGTATTACGATCCCCGCGTGTGGCTGCGTAAAGGAGAAGAAAGCATGGTAGAACGGCTTAAGGTAGCTTTCGAGGATTTGAACTGCATCAACCGGCTCGCTTAA
- a CDS encoding bile acid:sodium symporter family protein, whose product MKSYLYTLSIIVAATLAMIFPGPFTSLGGFELKNLIVPLLMIIMFGMGTTMGLKDFESVIKSPRSVLIGLICQFSIMPVIGYTLATSFDFPPEVAAGVILIGCSPSGLASNVMSYIAKANVALSLTITAVATLLAPLLTPALMKWLAGTFVEVDFLKMMVDILKMIILPIGLGLLVNYIFRKQSAWLNRYMPLVSMIGIALIICIITAAGRESLLTIGAALVVCTLIHNLLGYSLGYGLARLLRLPEQDCRTVALEVGLQNGGLASGLALQMGKVATVGLAPALFGPIMNITGSLLASFWGKDRIEVPAVEEASEMT is encoded by the coding sequence ATGAAATCGTATCTCTATACCCTTTCCATCATCGTAGCGGCTACCCTGGCCATGATTTTTCCGGGTCCATTTACCAGCCTGGGAGGTTTTGAGCTTAAGAACCTGATCGTGCCCTTGCTGATGATTATCATGTTCGGTATGGGTACCACCATGGGTTTGAAAGACTTTGAAAGCGTAATCAAGTCGCCGCGTTCAGTGCTGATCGGGCTGATTTGCCAGTTTTCGATTATGCCCGTCATAGGCTACACCCTGGCCACAAGTTTCGATTTCCCGCCCGAGGTAGCGGCCGGGGTAATTCTGATTGGCTGCTCACCCAGCGGCCTGGCTTCCAACGTCATGTCCTACATTGCTAAGGCCAACGTGGCCCTATCGCTGACCATCACGGCCGTAGCGACCCTGCTGGCACCCTTGTTGACTCCTGCCCTCATGAAATGGCTGGCGGGTACCTTCGTGGAAGTGGATTTTCTGAAAATGATGGTGGATATCCTGAAAATGATCATCCTGCCCATCGGGCTGGGGCTGCTCGTCAATTACATATTCCGAAAGCAGTCGGCCTGGCTCAACCGCTACATGCCGCTGGTGTCGATGATCGGCATCGCCCTCATCATCTGTATCATTACGGCCGCGGGACGCGAAAGCCTGCTCACGATCGGTGCCGCACTGGTAGTCTGTACCCTCATCCACAATCTGCTGGGCTATTCGCTGGGTTATGGACTGGCCCGCTTGCTGCGGCTGCCCGAGCAGGATTGCCGCACGGTGGCGCTGGAAGTGGGATTACAGAACGGAGGACTGGCTTCCGGACTAGCTTTGCAAATGGGCAAGGTAGCTACTGTGGGTCTTGCACCGGCGCTTTTTGGTCCGATTATGAACATCACCGGTTCGTTGCTGGCGAGTTTTTGGGGAAAAGACCGGATTGAGGTACCGGCAGTGGAAGAAGCCTCCGAAATGACCTGA
- a CDS encoding gliding motility-associated C-terminal domain-containing protein encodes MLFFRKRFFGKSICVIFACFFLHFNAFSQCPQSYSWTEWSSFNGMNATGSVLVDNKVIGVTMTANYSFDSTETIFRLADYFAPFSGYSQIKDGTVPRMTWSVGQGGKTTICFSEPVTNPILLFASLGRPSAAVTLSFSEPYVPMFDGGGMDFLDGYSLSGNEGNCIILFPGTFSCVTINSTTPEYYTNITWGLQPPAFPVTITEKAAACGSTILTAQGGVSYRWNGGNNPQQASNLIDTSGIYTVTATDARGCTSVALKNISELPKATVTSEIEQTICQGQSYLGYTASGVYHDTLTNSKGCDSIRTVRLTVVDTPKLDLGGNREICEGESLEIVPAVQGTGPFTYRWSTGETSPNRTVDKAGKYRLTVGQGACSVSDSVQLTVNPRPVATPDETVCRNQPLVAGLADPNVSYRWVPSNETTREISAAHEGIYQVTLTNQFGCSTLKTFTVVGTCAALIFAPDAFSPNGDAVNDVFKVLITGGVPLSFTIFNRWGNPVYANQESETGWDGTLNDQPCAEGTYVYVLRYKNLLDNSIAEYRGSLLLMR; translated from the coding sequence ATGCTATTTTTCAGGAAGCGCTTTTTTGGGAAAAGTATCTGTGTGATTTTCGCCTGCTTCTTCCTGCACTTCAATGCGTTTTCACAATGTCCGCAGAGTTACTCCTGGACGGAATGGAGTAGTTTCAATGGTATGAATGCGACAGGGAGCGTTCTGGTCGACAATAAGGTCATCGGCGTCACCATGACCGCCAATTATTCCTTTGATTCAACCGAAACCATTTTTCGACTGGCCGATTATTTCGCGCCGTTCAGCGGCTATTCCCAGATTAAGGACGGGACAGTTCCGCGAATGACCTGGTCGGTGGGACAAGGGGGCAAAACCACCATCTGTTTTTCGGAGCCCGTTACCAATCCCATACTCCTGTTTGCCTCTCTGGGCCGTCCAAGTGCAGCCGTTACACTCAGTTTTTCAGAACCCTACGTCCCCATGTTTGACGGGGGAGGGATGGATTTTCTGGATGGTTATTCCCTGAGTGGCAATGAGGGAAACTGCATTATTCTGTTTCCAGGCACCTTCAGCTGCGTTACCATCAACTCCACGACTCCCGAGTACTATACGAACATTACCTGGGGCTTACAGCCCCCTGCTTTCCCGGTAACGATCACGGAAAAGGCAGCGGCCTGCGGTAGTACGATTCTCACGGCCCAGGGTGGAGTAAGCTACCGATGGAATGGAGGGAACAATCCTCAACAGGCTAGCAATCTGATCGATACGAGCGGAATTTACACCGTCACGGCTACCGACGCCAGAGGATGTACGTCCGTAGCGCTGAAAAACATTTCCGAACTCCCCAAGGCCACAGTCACTTCGGAAATCGAACAAACTATTTGCCAGGGACAATCCTATCTGGGCTATACCGCCAGCGGGGTGTACCATGATACCCTGACGAACAGTAAAGGGTGCGACAGCATCCGAACTGTTCGCCTCACCGTGGTAGACACACCCAAACTGGATTTGGGGGGTAACCGGGAAATTTGTGAGGGAGAATCGCTTGAAATTGTACCCGCCGTGCAGGGTACGGGCCCTTTTACCTACCGCTGGTCGACGGGTGAAACCTCCCCAAACCGCACCGTCGATAAAGCAGGGAAGTATAGGCTTACCGTTGGGCAAGGGGCTTGTTCGGTCAGTGATTCAGTGCAACTCACGGTAAATCCCCGGCCCGTGGCTACTCCGGACGAAACAGTATGCAGGAATCAACCGCTGGTCGCTGGACTGGCCGACCCCAACGTATCCTACCGCTGGGTACCTTCTAACGAAACAACCCGGGAAATATCGGCAGCCCATGAAGGCATCTATCAAGTGACGCTCACGAATCAATTCGGTTGCTCAACCCTAAAAACTTTTACAGTTGTAGGCACCTGTGCGGCCCTTATTTTCGCGCCGGATGCCTTTTCACCCAACGGCGATGCGGTGAATGATGTCTTCAAGGTACTGATAACCGGAGGAGTTCCGCTTAGCTTTACTATTTTCAACCGATGGGGGAATCCCGTGTATGCCAACCAGGAAAGCGAAACGGGATGGGATGGAACTCTGAATGATCAACCATGCGCCGAAGGTACCTACGTGTACGTGTTGCGGTATAAAAACCTTCTGGATAATTCAATAGCCGAGTATCGGGGTAGCCTGCTTCTGATGCGGTAA